tatttatttatttatttgcattttcacagCCGTGTATTTCATAATAGCTTCTTTCCTGCATGGTAGATATGGAAACCAAGGGTCTGGGAGGGTAAGGGAGGTTCACTTATGGAACCAGCACAGGCTGTTGAAGCTTGAGAGATTTATTTAAGTCTCTGAATGGCCCCTCATgtagaaagaaaagcaacaagcTTTTGTAGTGCTAGGCACACAAGGTTGGTGTGACCCTTTGACTGAAACCTTCAGTTCCGCAAGCACCCTGATATCCAAGCTTGTGAGTTACAAAAGGAAAAGGTGGTTTTCTCTACTTGTTTAACACATAGCACACAAATCTTGCAGATATACACAGAGCTggccattttcttctatttagaaAGTCACTGGTGCTGGTTAATGTTGtgctattgtttattttctctcatttcatcctGCAGTTGGGAAGAATCGAAAGAAGTCTCTgttgttcattgtttttattttttttttcagatgcctGTGGGAATTTTAACACACGTCATTGCAAAGTTGGTTACATCAAAAGTGATATCCAGTGACATCTAACTTTCATGCATGTATTTGACAGTGTTTgttcaagttaaaaataaaagtttgttttaaatgaataaactgaaacATGGGAAGAtttctcaataaataatgctAACTCAAATCTCTCCTttacctctttgttttggcccacCATACCTTCATTGAAAGGTATTACTTTCCACCATTTGGTAAGATTGTTTGAAATTCTTTTACTGCAGccaaaaatcaagtaaaatgtcaagtttaaaacaatttttggaaagagagagatggggctCATCTTTAGATCTGTGTGTTGTGGCCACTGAGCACTTGTAATATGGCTAGCCTGATTTAATACATGCTGTAAGTGTGAAAAAATTATTGCAtatcttactattattattattattattattattattattgagactgagtctcgctctgtcacacaggctggagtgctgtggcaccatctcggctcactgcaacctccacctcccaggttccagcaattctgctgcctcagcctcctgagtagctgggacgacaggcgtgcaccaccacacccagctaattttttgtgtttttagtagagacagggttttaccatgttggtcaggctggtctcaaactactgacctcaggtgatctgcctgcctcgggctcccaaagtgctggaatacaggcatgagccaccgcgcccaggcccttttagtgttctttctgcttagctCTTATGAGATAAGTCCTTTTAAAacagtatctattttttttctttatttggaggTTTGAAGTGAATTTGGCTGGATTCATTAAACACCTTCCAGTGTCTGTCATTTACCACATCAGCACTCAGTGATGACTGCATCCATTTCAACTCTGCACATTCTTTTCTAAGTAGCATTGACTACATTAAATCATTGAAATTCTACGTCTCTTCTTGGGAGGTTTTCACAACTGCTTAGGTCTGAACTAGGTAACATTTTTATGACACTATCTCtactggcatgagccattacTAGGTGGAAATAAGTGGACTCTGTGAACATCTTGCAGTTCCCATACTCCAGGGTGCCTCCACATTGGACTACTATAGTGTTGCTAATCCTAAAATTAAAAGCGCAAGACTTGTGTGGACCAAAAGGGTAGTCCTGGACACTAAGGCCTCAAAGAAAAGGTAGAGTTCGGCCGTggacagtggctcaggcctgtaaccccagcactttgggaggccaaggcaggtggatcacagggtcatgagatcgagaccattctggccaatgtggtgaaacgctgtctctactaaaactagaaaaactagtGGGGCGTGgtagcctgtgcctgtagtcccagctactgaggaggctgaggcaggagaatcactggaacccaggaggcggggattgcagtgagccgagatcgtggcactgcactccagcctgggtgaccgagcaagactccggtcccaaaaaaaaaaaaaaaaaaccctggattcTGAGTTGTCCTAGAGCTAAAGCGCCTTGCTCATTCACTGGACACAGAACATGTCAATCTGAAGTTTTCAGCAAATGGGCTTAGAGCCCGCTGAGAGCCCCCTCATTGACGCTTCCGGTCCCGCCCCCTGTCGCCTGCCAACCGGAATCTTTCCCGGCTTGTCTAAGTCCTCTCAGGCCAGCCTTGGTGGGAGGCTCGTGGGATTCGCTCCTTGCCCTTCCTACCGTAGGGTGTCCTCTGAGACGGACTCTTATTCCCTCAATAAGGAGACAGACTCTTACTCCCTCAGCGGCCAAACCCTCACCTCCCCTCAGCCGTAGCCACCTCAGTGGCCACTGTCTTCACCGCGGTCACCTCAGCCTGCTCACCACCCCAGTTGAGGTACTGACTGGTGTCATGTCTGCCACAGGGGACCGACACCCGGCCGAAGGGGACCAGGAGGCCCCGGTAAGCCAGGAGGGAGCGCAGGCCGAGGCGGCCGGAGCTGGTAACCCGGAGGGCGGCGACTCCGGCCTCCACAGTAGCGACATGGTGCCTGCCGCTGAGGTGGTCGGAGTCGCAGGGCCCATGGAAGGCctcagggaggaggagggtgagcaGGCGGCAGGCCTGGCCACAGTCCCCGGGGGCGGGAGCGCCGAGGAGGACCCGAACATCGGGCCGGCggcggaggaagaggaggaggaggaggaggaggaggaggaggaagaagaagagaggaacgTGGCGGGCAACCTCGACCTGGCGGAGGTCACCCGTCGCTACCCTGCGGCGGGCATTCGCTTTGTGTTCCTGGATCTGGTCCACTCCCTTCTCCGCCGCCTCTATCGCAACGACCACATCCTGATAGCGACCCGTCACCACAGCCGCCTGATGGTGGGGCCCCGCGCTGCTGCACCCAACCGCAGGGTCGAGCCCTCCCTGCTGCTGGTGCTCCAGAGGCTGGCCGCGGGGGCCGCAGCCCTGGAAGGCCAGGGCCTGGGCCTGATCCAGGAGGCCGCGTCGGTCCCAGAGCCTGCAGTGCCAGGCGACCTGGCCGAGATGGCCAGGGAGCCCACAGAGGAGGCCGCAGAGGAGCCGGTggaggaggccacagaggaggaggctgcagaggaggccacagaggaggaggccacagaggagaAGCCCGCAGAGGAGGCCACAGAGGAACCGGCCACAGAGAAACCGGCCGCAGAGGAGGCCACGGCCCCTGAGGGTGAGGAACGGGCTAGCGGCAGCAGTGGGGAGGCGGGGACCCGTGTGTCCAAGGGCTCTGGGCAGGGCCGTGGTGCGGACACAGCTGGTGAAGCGGGTGGTGAAGGAGTAGTCGGGGCCTCGGGTGATGAAGCAGCAGTCGGGGCCCTCCTGAAACTTAAGGCCGAATGTTTCCCAATGAGTCGAAACCCAGTTCTCTAACGACCTCTATGGTTTTGAGAAAACTTGCCGCCCTCTACCAACCTGTATTTGATAGGAGATCTGAGATCATCGATGCCATTTGTGAGCCCGCAGATGAATGGCCGGGTAGATAGGGGTTCAGGAGGGAGCTCCGCAGGAAACAGAGGGGATACCGGCACGAAGAGAACAGGCAAATGGCAGGCATCCTTTTAGATTCATGGCTTTTCAAAGTACAAAGATTTGTAGAAAGATGATCCCTCAAATGATGAAGTGATACAGGAGCCCTTGGTAAAACTGACACATTCAGGGGGGTGAGGAACCAATGAGCTTCACCATAAAATTTGTCTTTTGAGGcaaacaaatattttcccaacAAAGTTCTGACCAAAATACCGTAGAATGAGACCAGACCCGATGGTTCAGATCTCTTCTCCAAAAACGAGAAATAATCAGCAGCTTTGGGTGGGAGATTTACCAGAAGAAAGGGAGATAGTGTCCCTGTGGAAATGATCAAGCGGGAGCAACGCCAGGGCCATGGAACTGTTGTGAAAACCAGTAGGAAGGTGCCCAGCTGTTCCTTCCTTAGTTAACTCTATCCTGCTTCTCCTGAGGGGGGTGGGGTACGGGATGCCGCTGCTTGTTGTAAATTGGGCTGTATTTTCTGTGAATGTCTGGTCCCAAGTGTGTATTTTTCTTAACTTAAGAAGTCACTAAATCTCAGCCTGAAAAGTGGGATGAAGAGGCCCAAGATGCTGCAGGCGAGGAAGagaaaggacaaggaaaagagaaggatgcGGAAAACAAGGCGAAGAACTCCAAGGGGACCTAGATGCAGCAGAGGGGAAGCCGAGAAAATCCAGGTATCTGTGTATAGCTTTGAGAATCACTCGACTGTTCCTGGCATTTACCTGTTGCTGACAGTTTtacttaacaacaaaaaagattcccagcaaattaattaagaaaatgtttaaaagtagtttaaaaattcaatttagcTTACGTAAAATATTACTAGAATATTCATGTATCTAGTAATAtgaactgcagtgtgttctgaaATATACTTCATGGCTACTCATTTGTTCATGTTTGAGGTGTTTTGTCTTCTAGCTGCAAGACTACTGACAAGTGGTAAATGTATCAGACCTACTACCAAGACCAATATTTGTGTAGAAAACAGTTGCCAGGAACAGCCACTAACTTGGCTGGGCCACACGCATTAGTTGGGCTGTCATTACTTGACCACAGAAATGCAGGCTCCCATAGTAACTAGGAGACAACTCAATGCCTTTTACAAAGTGACTACTTACAACTAGCAAAAAGCTAAGAATTTCAAGTAGGAACACATTTAATGACTAATACCTAAATATTTACTTagctatatatttttgtattttatgtcacagtcagatgaaaagaatgtgtgtttaTCACTGAATTGGTAAATAAGTCTTAAGGTATATCTGTCTTTGAGTATATTTAAAtggttaacatttttctttcttatttatttgtttatttgcattttcacagCCGTGTATTTCATAATAGCTTCTTTCCTGCATGGTAGATATGGAAACCAAGGGTCTGGGAGGGTAAGGGAGGTTCACTTATGGAACCAGCACAGGCTGTTGAAGCTTGAGAGATTTATTTAAGTCTCTGAATGGCCCCTCATGTAGAAGGAAAAGCAACAAGCTTTTGTAGTGCTAGGCACACAAGGTTGGTGTGACCCTTTGACTGAAACCTTCAGTTCCGCAAGCACCCTGATATCCAAGCTTGTGAGTTACAAAAGGAAAAGGTGGTTTTCTCTACTTGTTTAACACATAGCACACAAATCTTGCAGATATACACAGAGCTggccattttcttctatttagaaAGTCACTGGTGCTGGTTAATGTTGtgctattgtttattttctctcatttcatcctGCAGTTGGGAAGAATCGAAAGAAGTCTCTgttgttcattgtttttattttttttttcagatgcctGTGGGAATTTTAACACACGTCATTGCAAAGTTGGTTACATCAAAAGTGATATCCAGTGACATCTAACTTTCATGCATGTATTTGACAGTGTTTgttcaagttaaaaataaaagtttgttttaaatgaataaactgaaacATGGGAAGAtttctcaataaataatgctAACTCAAATCTCTCCTttacctctttgttttggcccacCATACCTTCATTGAAAGGTATTACTTTCCACCATTTGGTAAGATTGTTTGAAATTCTTTTACTGCAGccaaaaatcaagtaaaatgtcaagtttaaaacaatttttggaaagagagagatggggctCATCTTTAGATCTGTGTGTTGTGGCCACTGAGCACTTGTAATATGGCTAGCCTGATTTAATACATGCTGTAAGTGTGAAAAAATTATTGCAtatcttactattattattattattattattattattattattattgagactgagtctcgctctgtcacacaggctggagtgctgtggcaccatctcggctcactgcaacctccacctcccgggttccagcaattctgctgcctcagcctcctgagtagctgggacgacaggcgtgcaccaccacacccagctaattttttgtgtttttagtagagacagggttttaccatgttggtcaggctggtctcaaactactgacctcaggtgatctgcctgcctcgggctcccaaagtgctggaatacaggcatgagccaccgcgcccaggcccttttagtgttctttctgcttagctCTTATGAGATAAGTCCTTTTAAAacagtatctattttttttctttatttggaggTTTGAAGTGAATTTGGCTGGATTCATTAAACACCTTCCAGTGTCTGTCATTTACCACATCAGCACTCAGTGATGACTGCATCCATTTCAACTCTGCACATTCTTTTCTAAGTAGCATTGACTACATTAAATCATTGAAATTCTACGTCTCTTCTTGGGAGGTTTTCACAACTGCTTAGGTCTGAACTAGGTAACATTTTTATGACACTATCTCtactggcatgagccattacTAGGTGGAAATAAGTGGACTCTGTGAACATCTTGCAGTTCCCATACTCCAGGGTGCCTCCACATTGGACTACTATAGTGTTGCTAATCCTAAAATTAAAAGCGCAAGACTTGTGTGGACCAAAAGGGTAGTCCTGGACACTAAGGCCTCAAAGAAAAGGTAGAGTTCGGCCGTggacagtggctcaggcctgtaaccccagcactttgggaggccaaggcaggtggatcacagggtcatgagatcgagaccatcctggccaatgtggtgaaacgctgtctctactaaaactagaaaaactagtGGGGCGTGgtagcctgtgcctgtagtcccagctactgaggaggctgaggcaggagaatcactggaacccaggaggcggggattgcagtgagccgagatcgtggcactgcactccagcctgggtgaccgagcaagactccggtcccaaaaaaaaaaaaaaaaaccctggattcTGAGTTGTCCTAGAGCTAAAGCGCCTTGCTCATTCACTGGACACAGAACATGTCAATCTGAAGTTTTCAGCAAATGGGCTTAGAGCCCGCTGAGAGCCCCCTCATTGACGCTTCCGGTCCCGCCCCCTGTCGCCTGCCAACCGGAATCTTTCCCGGCTTGTCTAAGTCCTCTCAGGCCAGCCTTGGTGGGAGGCTCGTGGGATTCGCTCCTTGCCCTTCCTACCGTAGGGTGTCCTCTGAGACGGACTCTTATTCCCTCAATAAGGAGACAGACTCTTACTCCCTCAGCGGCCAAACCCTCACCTCCCCTCAGCCGTAGCCACCTCAGTGGCCACTGTCTTCACCGCGGTCACCTCAGCCTGCTCACCACCCCAGTTGAGGTACTGACTGGTGTCATGTCTGCCACAGGGGACCGACACCCGGCCGAAGGGGACCAGGAGGCCCCGGTAAGCCAGGAGGGAGCGCAGGCCGAGGCGGCCGGAGCTGGTAACCCGGAGGGCGGCGACTCCGGCCTCCACAGTAGCGACATGGTGCCTGCCGCTGAGGTGGTCGGAGTCGCAGGGCCCATGGAAGGCctcagggaggaggagggtgagcaGGCGGCAGGCCTGGCCACAGTCCCCGGGGGCGGGAGCGCCGAGGAGGACCCGAACATCGGGCCGGCggcggaggaagaggaggaggaggaggaggaggaggaggaagaagagaggaacgTGGCGGGCAACCTCGACCTGGCGGAGGTCACCCGTCGCTACCCTGCGGCGGGCATTCGCTTTGTGTTCCTGGATCTGGTCCACTCCCTTCTCCGCCGCCTCTATCGCAACGACCACATCCTGATAGCGACCCGTCACCACAGCCGCCTGATGGTGGGGCCCCGCGCTGCTGCACCCAACCGCAGGGTCGAGCCCTCCCTGCTGCTGGTGCTCCAGAGGCTGGCCGCGGGGGCCGCAGCCCTGGAAGGCCAGGGCCTGGGCCTGATCCAGGAGGCCGCGTCGGTCCCAGAGCCTGCAGTGCCAGGCGACCTGGCCGAGATGGCCAGGGAGCCCACAGAGGAGGCCGCAGAGGAGCCGGTggaggaggccacagaggaggaggctgcagaggaggccacagaggaggaggctgcagaggaggccacagaggaggaggccacagaggagaAGCCCGCAGAGGAGGCCACAGAGGAACCGGCCACAGAGAAACCGGCCGCAGAGGAGGCCACGGCCCCTGAGGGTGAGGAACGGGCTAGCGGCAGCAGTGGGGAGGCGGGGACCCGTGTGTCCAAGGGCTCTGGGCAGGGCCGTGGTGCGGACACAGCTGGTGAAGCGGGTGGTGAAGGGGTAGTCGGGGCCTCGGGTGATGAAGCAGCAGTCGGGGCCCTCCTGAAACTTAAGGCCGAATGTTTCCCAATGAGTCGAAACCCAGTTCTCTAACGACCTCTATGGTTTTGAGAAAACTTGCCGCCCTCTACCAACCTGTATTTGATAGGAGATCTGAGATCATCGATGCCATTTGTGAGCCCGCAGATGAATGGCCGGGTAGATAGGGGTTCAGGAGGGAGCTCCGCAGGAAACAGAGGGGATACCGGCACGAAGAGAACAGGCAAATGGCAGGCATCCTTTTAGATTCATGGCTTTTCAAAGTACAAAGATTTGTAGAAAGATGATCCCTCAAATGATGAAGTGATACAGGAGCCCTTGGTAAAACTGACACATTCAGGGGGGTGAGGAACCAATGAGCTTCACCATAAAATTTGTCTTTTGAGGcaaacaaatattttcccaacAAAGTTCTGACCAAAATACCGTAGAATGAGACCAGACCCGATGGTTCAGATCTCTTCTCCAAAAACGAGAAATAATCAGCAGCTTTGGGTGGGAGATTTACCAGAAGAAAGGGAGATAGTGTCCCTGTGGAAATGATCAAGCGGGAGCAACGCCAGGGCCATGGAACTGTTGTGAAAACCAGTAGGAAGGTGCCCAGCTGTTCCTTCCTTAGTTAACTCTATCCTGCTTCTCCTGAGGGGGGTGGGGTACGGGATGCCGCTGCTTGTTGTAAATTGGGCTGTATTTTCTGTGAATGTCTGGTCCCAAGTGTGTATTTTTCTTAACTTAAGAAGTCACTAAATCTCAGCCTGAAAAGTGGGATGAAGAGGCCCAAGATGCTGCAGGCGAGGAAGagaaaggacaaggaaaagagaaggatgcGGAAAACAAGGCGAAGAACTCCAAGGGGACCTAGATGCAGCAGAGGGGAAGCCGAGAAAATCCAGGTATCTGTGTATAGCTTTGAGAATCACTCGACTGTTCCTGGCATTTACCTGTTGCTGACAGTTTtacttaacaacaaaaaagattcccagcaaattaattaagaaaatgtttaaaagtagtttaaaaattcaatttagcTTACGTAAAATATTACTAGAATATTCATGTATCTAGTAATAtgaactgcagtgtgttctgaaATATACTTCATGGCTACTCATTTGTTCATGTTTGAGGTGTTTTGTCTTCTAGCTGCAAGACTACTGACAAGTGGTAAATGTATCAGACCTACTACCAAGACCAATATTTGTGTAGAAAACAGTTGCCAGGAACAGCCACTAACTTGGCTGGGCCACACGCATTAGTTGGGCTGTCATTACTTGACCACAGAAATGCAGGCTCCCATAGTAACTAGGAGACAACTCAATGCCTTTTACAAAGTGACTACTTACAACTAGCAAAAAGCTAAGAATTTCAAGTAGGAACACATTTAATGACTAATACCTAAATATTTACTTagctatatatttttgtattttatgtcacagtcagatgaaaagaatgtgtgtttaTCACTGAATTGGTAAATAAGTCTTAAGGTATATCTGTCTTTGAGTATATTTAAAtggttaacatttttctttcttatttatttatttatttgcattttcacagCCGTGTATTTCATAATAGCTTCTTTCCTGCATGGTAGATATGGAAACCAAGGGTCTGGGAGGGTAAGGGAGGTTCACTTATGGAACCAGCACAGGCTGTTGAAGCTTGAGAGATTTATTTAAGTCTCTGAATGGCCCCTCATgtagaaagaaaagcaacaagcTTTTGTAGTGCTAGGCACACAAGGTTGGTGTGACCCTTTGACTGAAACCTTCAGTTCCGCAAGCACCCTGATATCCAAGCTTGTGAGTTACAAAAGGAAAAGGTGGTTTTCTCTACTTGTTTAACACATAGCACACAAATCTTGCAGATATACACAGAGCTggccattttcttctatttagaaAGTCACTGGTGCTGGTTAATGTTGtgctattgtttattttctctcatttcatcctGCAGTTGGGAAGAATCGAAAGAAGTCTCTgttgttcattgtttttattttttttttcagatgcctGTGGGAATTTTAACACACGTCATTGCAAAGTTGGTTACATCAAAAGTGATATCCAGTGACATCTAACTTTCATGCATGTATTTGACAGTGTTTgttcaagttaaaaataaaagtttgttttaaatgaataaactgaaacATGGGAAGAtttctcaataaataatgctAACTCAAATCTCTCCTttacctctttgttttggcccacCATACCTTCATTGAAAGGTATTACTTTCCACCATTTGGTAAGATTGTTTGAAATTCTTTTACTGCAGccaaaaatcaagtaaaatgtcaagtttaaaacaatttttggaaagagagagatggggctCATCTTTAGATCTGTGTGTTGTGGCCACTGAGCACTTGTAATATGGCTAGCCTGATTTAATACATGCTGTAAGTGTGAAAAAATTATTGCAtatcttactattattattattattattattattattattattattatttttgagactgagtctcgctctgtcacacaggctggagtgctgtggcaccatctcggctcactgcaacctccacctcccgggttccagcaattctgctgcctcagcctcctgagtagctgggacgacaggcgtgcaccaccacacccagctaattttttgtgtttttagtagagacagggttttaccatgttggtcaggctggtctcaaactactgacctcaggtgatctgcctgcctcgggctcccaaagtgctggaatacaggcatgagccaccgcgcccaggcccttttagtgttctttctgcttagctCTTATGAGATAAGTCCTTTTAAAacagtatctattttttttctttatttggaggTTTGAAGTGAATTTGGCTGGATTCATTAAACACCTTCCAGTGTCTGTCATTTACCACATCAGCACTCAGTGATGACTGCATCCATTTCAACTCTGCACATTCTTTTCTAAGTAGCATTGACTACATTAAATCATTGAAATTCTACGTCTCTTCTTGGGAGGTTTTCACAACTGCTTAGGTCTGAACTAGGTAACATTTTTATGACACTATCTCtactggcatgagccattacTAGGTGGAAATAAGTGGACTCTGTGAACATCTTGCAGTTCCCATACTCCAGGGTGCCTCCACATTGGACTACTATAGTGTTGCTAATCCTAAAATTAAAAGCGCAAGACTTGTGTGGACCAAAAGGGTAGTCCTGGACACTAAGGCCTCAAAGAAAAGGTAGAGTTCGGCCGTggacagtggctcaggcctgtaaccccagcactttgggaggccaaggcaggtggatcacagggtcatgagatcgagaccatcctggccaatgtggtgaaacgctgtctctactaaaactagaaaaactagtGGGGCGTGgtagcctgtgcctgtagtcccagctactgaggaggctgaggcaggagaatcactggaacccaggaggcggggattgcagtgagccgagatcgtggcactgcactccagcctgggtgaccgagtaaGACTCcggtcccaaaaaaaaaaaaaaaaaccctggattcTGAGTTGTCCTAGAGCTAAAGCGCCTTGCTCATTCACTGGACACAGAACATGTCAATCTGAAGTTTTCAGCAAATGGGCTTAGAGCCCGCTGAGAGCCCCCTCATTGACGCTTCCGGTCCCGCCCCCTGTCGCCTGCCAACCGGAATCTTTCCCGGCTTGTCTAAGTCCTCTCAGGCCAGCCTTGGTGGGAGGCTCGTGGGATTCGCTCCTTGCCCTTCCTACCGTAGGGTGTCCTCTGAGACGGACTCTTATTCCCTCAATAAGGAGACAGACTCTTACTCCCTCAGCGGCCAAACCCTCACCTCCCCTCAGCCGTAGCCACCTCAGTGGCCACTGTCTTCACCGCGGTCACCTCAGCCTGCTCACCACCCCAGTTGAGGTACTGACTGGTGTCATGTCTGCCACAGGGGACCGACACCCGGCCGAAGGGGACCAGGAGGCCCCGGTAAGCCAGGAGGGAGCGCAGGCCGAGGCGGCCGGAGCTGGTAACCCGGAGGGCGGTGACTCCGGCCTCCACAGTAGCGACATGGTGCCTGCGGCTGAGGTGGTCGGAGTCGCAGGGCCCATGGAAGGCctcagggaggaggagggtgagcaGGCGGCAGGCCTGGCCACAGTCCCCGGGGGCGGGAGCGCCGAGGAGGACCCGAACATCGGGCCGGCggcggaggaagaggaggaggaggaggaggaggaggaggaggaagaagagaggaacgTGGCGGGCAACCTCGACCTGGCGGAGGTCACCCGTCGCTACCCTGCGGCGGGCATTCGCTTTGTGTTCCTGGATCTGGTCCACTCCCTTCTCCGCCGCCTCTATCGCAACGACCACATCCTGATAGCGACCCGTCACCACAGCCGCCTGATGGTGGGGCCCCGCGCTGCTGCACCCAACCGCAGGGTCGAGCCCTCCCTGCTGCTGGTGCTCCAGAGGCTGGCCGCGGGGGCCGCAGCCCTGGAAGGCCAGGGCCTGGGCCTGATCCAGGAGGCCGCGTCGGTCCCAGAGCCTGCAGTGCCAGGCGACCTGGCCGAGATGGCCAGGGAGCCCACAGAGGAGGCCGCAGAGGCGCCGGTggaggaggccacagaggaggaggctgcagaggaggccacagaggaggaggccacagaggagaAGCCCGCAGAGGAGGCCACAGAGGAACCGGCCACAGAGAAACCGGCCG
This genomic stretch from Chlorocebus sabaeus isolate Y175 chromosome X, mChlSab1.0.hap1, whole genome shotgun sequence harbors:
- the LOC140710749 gene encoding cancer/testis antigen 47A-like; translation: MSATGDRHPAEGDQEAPVSQEGAQAEAAGAGNPEGGDSGLHSSDMVPAAEVVGVAGPMEGLREEEGEQAAGLATVPGGGSAEEDPNIGPAAEEEEEEEEEEEEEEEERNVAGNLDLAEVTRRYPAAGIRFVFLDLVHSLLRRLYRNDHILIATRHHSRLMVGPRAAAPNRRVEPSLLLVLQRLAAGAAALEGQGLGLIQEAASVPEPAVPGDLAEMAREPTEEAAEEPVEEATEEEAAEEATEEEATEEKPAEEATEEPATEKPAAEEATAPEGEERASGSKVTKSQPEKWDEEAQDAAGEEEKGQGKEKDAENKAKNSKGT
- the LOC140710751 gene encoding cancer/testis antigen family 47 member B1-like isoform X1, with protein sequence MSATGDRHPAEGDQEAPVSQEGAQAEAAGAGNPEGGDSGLHSSDMVPAAEVVGVAGPMEGLREEEGEQAAGLATVPGGGSAEEDPNIGPAAEEEEEEEEEEEEEEERNVAGNLDLAEVTRRYPAAGIRFVFLDLVHSLLRRLYRNDHILIATRHHSRLMVGPRAAAPNRRVEPSLLLVLQRLAAGAAALEGQGLGLIQEAASVPEPAVPGDLAEMAREPTEEAAEAPVEEATEEEAAEEATEEEATEEKPAEEATEEPATEKPAAEEATAPEGEERASGSKVTKSQPEKWDEEAQDAAGEEEKGQGKEKDAENKAKNSKGT
- the LOC140710750 gene encoding cancer/testis antigen family 47 member B1-like, with translation MSATGDRHPAEGDQEAPVSQEGAQAEAAGAGNPEGGDSGLHSSDMVPAAEVVGVAGPMEGLREEEGEQAAGLATVPGGGSAEEDPNIGPAAEEEEEEEEEEEEEERNVAGNLDLAEVTRRYPAAGIRFVFLDLVHSLLRRLYRNDHILIATRHHSRLMVGPRAAAPNRRVEPSLLLVLQRLAAGAAALEGQGLGLIQEAASVPEPAVPGDLAEMAREPTEEAAEEPVEEATEEEAAEEATEEEAAEEATEEEATEEKPAEEATEEPATEKPAAEEATAPEEVTKSQPEKWDEEAQDAAGEEEKGQGKEKDAENKAKNSKGT
- the LOC140710751 gene encoding cancer/testis antigen family 47 member B1-like isoform X2 — protein: MSATGDRHPAEGDQEAPVSQEGAQAEAAGAGNPEGGDSGLHSSDMVPAAEVVGVAGPMEGLREEEGEQAAGLATVPGGGSAEEDPNIGPAAEEEEEEEEEEEEEEERNVAGNLDLAEVTRRYPAAGIRFVFLDLVHSLLRRLYRNDHILIATRHHSRLMVGPRAAAPNRRVEPSLLLVLQRLAAGAAALEGQGLGLIQEAASVPEPAVPGDLAEMAREPTEEAAEEATEEEATEEKPAEEATEEPATEKPAAEEATAPEEVTKSQPEKWDEEAQDAAGEEEKGQGKEKDAENKAKNSKGT